In the Pithys albifrons albifrons isolate INPA30051 chromosome 3, PitAlb_v1, whole genome shotgun sequence genome, one interval contains:
- the TWF1 gene encoding twinfilin-1 produces the protein MSHQTGIQASGSVKDIFVGARNGQYRLLKIVIDNEQLVVGSSRRPAGSWEKDYDCFVLPLLEDKQPCYILYRLDSQNAQGYEWIFIAWSPDHSPVRQKMLYAATRATLKKEFGGGHIKDEVFGTVQDDVSLNGYKKYLISQSSPAPLTAAEEELRQIKINEVQADVGVDTKHQTLQGVAFPIAKEAIQALEKLKNKKLNYVQLQIDMKNETIILANTLDTELKDLPKRVPKDAARYHFFLYKHTHEGDYLESIIFIYSMPGYTCSIRERMLYSSCKSPLLEIVETQLWMQIMRKIEIDNGDELTADFLYEEVHPKQHAYKQSFAKPKGPAGKRGIRRLIRGPAETETPSD, from the exons ATGTCCCATCAGACCGGCATCCAAG ctaGTGGAAGTGTTAAAGACATCTTTGTTGGAGCCAGAAATGGACAatacagacttttaaaaatagtcATTGACAATG AGCAGCTTGTTGTGGGATCCTCTAGGCGGCCAGCTGGATCATGGGAAAAGGATTATGACTGCTTTGTCCTTCCCCTTCTTGAAGACAAGCAACCATGTTATATATTATACAGATTAGATTCTCAGAATGCTCAAGGATATGAATGGATCTTCATTGCATGGTCACCTGATCACTCTCCT GTTCGTCAAAAAATGTTATATGCAGCAACCCGAGCAACACTTAAGAAAGAATTTGGAGGAGGTCATATTAAGGATGAAGTATTTGGAACGGTACAG GATGACGTTTCACTGAATggatataaaaaatatttgatatcACAATCCTCCCCTGCACCTTTGACTGCAGCAGAAGAGGAACTTCGACAAATTAAGATTAATGAG GTACAGGCGGATGTTGGTGTAGATACCAAGCATCAAACATTGCAAGGAGTAGCATTCCCAATTGCTAAAGAAGCAATTCAGGCTTTGGAGaaattgaaaaataagaaactCAATTATGTACAGTTG CAAATTgatatgaaaaatgaaactatTATTTTGGCCAACACACTTGATACTGAACTTAAGGACTTGCCGAAAAGAGTTCCAAAGGATGCTGCGCGTTACCACTTTTTCCTGTATAAGCACACACATGAAGGAGACTATTTGGAATCCATAA TTTTCATCTACTCTATGCCAGGGTATACCTGTAGTATACGAGAACGAATGCTCTACTCTAGTTGCAAAAGTCCACTGTTAGAAATTGTAGAAACACAGTTGTGGATGCAGATAATGAGAAAG ATTGAAATTGATAATGGTGATGAGTTAACTGCTGACTTTCTTTATGAAGAGGTTCATCCAAAGCAACATGCTTACAAACAGAGTTTTGCTAAACCAAAAGGTCCTGCGGGGAAGAGGGGAATACGAAGACTGATCAGAGGTCCAGCAGAGACTGAAACACCTAGTGATTAG